ATATTCTTTCCTGGCAACATCAGTTTTTCTTTGGAAATTAATTGGTGTTAGAAGCATAACAACGCTTCCAACACATTGATTCCAGAAATGTGCCGAACATgccagccattttgttttctcttacGAAAGACGTTCATTTTACAGtaatgtaatttgtatatataattcgAACAGCAatgtaagaaaaaaataagttctttaataaaaaatagttattcttaaaatatttgtaacaatattaagatatagaatataacaataacatttgtGGGGCGATATCGTTGTGGGCAAGACCGAATGAAATTCATGGAGCGATGTAATCGAGGGCAAGATCAAATGAAATTCGTTGAGCGATTTCGACGTGGGCAAAATCCAATCAAATTCGTAGAGCGATATCGTCGTGGGCAAAATCCAATCAAATCGTTGTCATTGCAATAAATTCTTCCTGTTGTGCCTTTCTTAATTCCTTTAAGCATGGACATTTACGTGGCGTGTAATTGTACGCGTTATACGCGTGGaagtattattttgttatctatatgttttaatgaaacaGATGATTGACGAAAACAATGCGGAATTAAcccctacatgtataatttacCTATGGAAATCGCGAAATTATATCCCCACCGAGATCGCGTTTACAGCATCGTAAGTCAGCGGTAATTGGATCACCACCAGAGGATGACACAAACGATTATCACGTGACGATAAGATTGACGCAATGTCATGAACTTCAcactgacgtcatcattttcacgtattctgaaaaaaaaagaatattaaaaaaattgtatgcACACTTTACGGTGATTTCCTACATagaatgtatatacatttatatatacactgtattgatacatatttatacattgtatatagagtataatacatatgtttatatatagagagtataacatacatgttaatatagagagtatacatacatgtttatgtacatgtatagagtataCACTTATActtatacatacagtataacatacatagaGTATAGCATGcacattcatatatatagagtatacatatttatatatagcgTAATTAAATAGAAAAGTCATAACCTTTTTATCAGTGTAAAAATAATGAGAAATGGCGCCAATGCTATAGTATTGAAGTGATACTCCATATTTGCAGTCATTTCGTCTCGCTAACGAGAATGAAACTTAtatatacttaagcattgaacggcttccagttggcattcatattgactatgaatgccaactgaaagccgttcaatgcttatatttaccatctgcgattttttatttgtcgtgcgatttttgtttgaaattttcaaattcaaatttcagttggcagttcataagttggtgaactcgcaactgaattggtagggctatatagtggcagtgccatacaatggtaaatatatctatgtatacgtgtgtgaataaataaattataccTTTGTAATCTATTTGTCCATCACCGTCTATATCCGCTTCTCGTATCATTTCCTCTGCTTCAGCCAGTGATAATTTTTCGCCTAAATTCAGCATTACGTGTCTTAATTCGTCTGCGGTAAGGAAGCCGTTTCCATCTTGATCAAATACATTAAAGGCTTTTCGTAAGTCCTCCTCGGGATCCTCACTTTTTAGCCCCTTTTTGGACATCATGGTGAGGAATTCGGGAAATTCGATGCAACCGCTGCCTGTTAtgataatgtttattatttcgTCATGTCTTTATCAGCTCATTCGTTTATTGAGACCATTTTTACTTCATCTACAATACATATTGTGATTTCTTTCGAGCTATCGATTTCATGtatatcagattttttttctggaaagAGGCAGTCACTTGATTGAAAGACGTATTTAAGAATAAAAGAAAGGAATCGCTCAAAACGAAATTAAAAACTGTAATACATTCACTCAAGAGTCACAGTTTctgttttgacatttgaaaaacattttatagTCGGAACGACACGCGTGGTAAACTtctgtgaatttttttttttgttcagaTCTGAGGTCAATCCGTACATTATGAACAAATATGAGGATTGGTAATTTCCCAAGAAagtgtttttgattttgaaatatattttaccatCAGCGTCCGCTTCGTTGATCATGTCCTGTAACTCAGCTTCCGTCGGGTTCTGACCTAGTGCCCTCATCACTGTCCCCAACTCTTTGATTGTTATAGTACCGTCGCCATCTTTGTCGAACGTGCCAAAAGCCTCTCTGTAATCTGCAAACCGGATATATATGCATAGCTGACGAACATTAAAAAATTGCgaatatattgtgattttttccccctttttttaaaatgacaCAACAATAGTTGACAGCAATTTGTTGACATTTAAatcatatgaatatatatttatacgatcaaagttgttgttttttatattttgtgtttaaaCACTACataaattaatgttttgatttaCTTGATGTGCATGTGTAAATACTAAATTTAGACATTAAACATCAACATGCTCTACTCCTAAACTTACACATTTAATCCCTGTCTTATTCGATACCTCTTTTACGGAAGCCCATTGGTGCcaaatgttatatgtaaaaaacaaatttattgcGTTTAAACGCAATACTTTTGCGAATAAACGCAATACGTTTGCGAATAAACGCAATACTTTTGCGAATAAACGCAATACTTTTGCGAATAAACGCAATACTGTTTGCGAAAAAAGTATTGCGTTTATTCGCAAAAGTATTGCGTACCCCTGCCTTACTCTCTACCTGTTCCCTTATTTCTACATCTGTTCGTTGTTCCATATCTTACCCCTCCCTTACCCTCTACATGTTCTCTAATTTTAACTTCCCTGCGCTTTCACTGCCATCTTTCCATTGGCTTCGTACCATTTTACAGCCCCTGTCGTACTCCATACCTTTCATTCGTCCCTTCTACTATCCTGTACTGCAAACTGTCTCCCTCTTTATTCGTTTTGGCTGTCCCCTTTActgcacccccccccccctctctctctctctctctctctctctcctacTTCATACCTGCCCCACTCCAGCCCTCGTTATTCTATCCCGTCTCTTTAAACCATTGTACTGCCGCCCTTCCAACTTCATACAATTGTACGCCCTCCCTTCCCCATTCAATACCAACCATTATACGCCCTCTCTGCCCTATTCCATACCAACTATCATACCCCTTCCCTGTCCTACCCCATACCTGCGTACTGCCTTTTATTCAGACCACTTAAATCAAACAACAACACCCACCCACCACTAATAGCGAACTCTAGAtagataataaacaataactTACCAGCGATTTGTTGCGCAGTCATTTGATCGGTCTGAGGAATAAACCAAGATACATGATACAGTGAGGCGATACTTAGACATGaatgataataatttaataataattagTAATGCTACACAGTGGTGTTCACATCGTAGGTCTGTTTCACTGTTTAAATGAGAAATCGTAATTCATACGGACAGATTCCTCATTGTCTTGGTTTCAAATTTTGATACACTTTACTATACATGATgcgaaatggaaaattaacataatacttataattaagttttaatGTTCAAAGATTTAGTGTTGTTTTTGTGACGTCAAAGATTGCTCACTGTTCTGTCACAATCGGTATTGTGATACATGTGGTATTTAGACTGCTCTAATGTATGATTTGCATAATTTAGAGAATCATTGATAATGGTTATgataaattaatgtttaatggatattttttaacaataagTATCACAAACCATATTTTAAGGGACAGCACAGATTTAAATGCTCATAATGATCTGCTTCTTTCTGctatttttgaaatgaaatccGCATgagatattttacatatatatgttatgtgttcaTGAGTAATGCAACATGCAATATTAGaattatttgtatgtatgtatatacatgttatataatcatGAGTAATTAAACAAGCCATACTagtattatttgtatgtatgtttgtatgtatgtatatacatgttatattaccttgagaaatgaaataagacatactagtattatttgtaggtatgtatgtatatacatgtttaactACCTTGAGAAATGAAATAAGACATATTAGTATTATTTGTAATAGTTTTTCAATCGATGTGGATTCAATTATAAATCAAATCCCGATGTGGTTGTGATAATTATATCGCTAATCAATCATTAATATACTTAACTGTAAATAATCAATATGTTTCAAAAGTATGTTAAAAGCACAAGAAAAGCATGATAAAAGCCTGTGCTCACAGCATAAAAATACATACCATATTGCTGTGAGAGAAATGGCGTGTACACTGGTTAGTTGGAAACGACTAAAATAATGAGTGTTGTCTGTCTAAATTGAATTAGTACAGCTATGGAATTAATACCAGTATTGATAACAATACTTGATAATATATTTTCGAATTCAAAGGTATTATCGCGTAGATATGTGTACCTGAATGCCGCATTGCGGCACATCGCCAAGACAAAGTGCAGATAAAAAGATAATTGTGAGTCGTTCTTAATAGATCTAAAAATAAACCGGTACTACAATTACATTTTGAACTGAGTATGACGTATAAGGAATAAATCTCATGCTTGATACGTGTCCTTTAACTGATTGTTTTCTTCCTTCGGGGATTTTCGTAACGTGTGGTTCTTAAAGTGGACACGAACTGTAGACAGTGGGATAACACATTGAACGGTACATATGGAAATATAATTAACTGTTTAAAGTATTATTTTtacttaattatttaattttgattgaaTTATGATAGCTTAAATTTTAGCTAAACAGTACCTTCAATTCAAtcttttgtaattgtgtaacGCCTTTTAGTTTGTGCTTATAAcattataaatcaataaaaacattcctcatattatttttttgcaCGAATCACTGGTATCAGTATGACCATATCTGAATATTTTGGTTGTTCGCCTTTTGTTTCGTTGGGTAAATACAAATAATGATGAGATTCACTCGTATAAACATGCTTTTCAGAAAACCTCTTAAATGTCGTATTTCCGCTTAAACTTAACCAGTATTAAGTGGATTTCAAATAAAAAGGGTGCGATTGTTTCAATGATTTGACAAGGATTTCACGGTTAACAGTCATGAGCCATAAGAGAAGATAACAAGCATAACAACTATCTgtatattcaaatataaattgtttcatTCTCATGTCAGTATTCCTGGACATTTTTGCATCGCATTCATGATCGGCTGTGATTTCTCTACTGAAATTCTGTTGATCTAAATTGGAGGATTTTCAGTACCTAAACACAGAAGACCGGCTGTGATTTCTCTACTGAAATCCTGTTGATTTAGAATGGAGCATCAGTACCTACACACCGATGACCGCTGTGACTTTTCTACTGAAATCCTGGTGATCTAAAATTGAGGCTTTTTCAAAACCTGTACACTAATGACTGGCTGTCATTTCTCTACTGATCAAGAATGGAGACATCATTACCTACACACCGATAACCGCTGTGATTTTTCTACTGAAATCCTGGTGATCTAAAATggagtattttttttcaaaatctgcACACTAATGACTGGCTGTCATTTCTCTACTGATCTAGAATGGAGACATCAGTACCTACACACCGATGACCGCTGTGATGTTTTCTTCTGAAATCCTGGTGATCTGAAATTGAGGCTTTTTTAAAACCTGTACACTAATGACTGGCTGTCATTTCTCTACTGATCTAGAATGGATGcatcagtatctatacactgtgATTTTTCAACTGAAATCCTTGTGATCTAAATGGGAATTTTTTTCACTACCTTCTCACAGAAAACCGGCTGTAATGCCTCTACCGAAATCTTATTGATCTAAATTTCGAGGCTGATGGGTGATGTGTCCCGTTTATAAGCTCTGTCATCTGTGAATGCCCCAGTCCAGTCCAGACCAGTCCAGTAGTGGAGTCGAATTAATGAGGTTATCTTTGTGATACCGTACTTTGTATTAATGGGGTATTTTCAACGTTAATTAACGAATTAATGAGGTTATCGTTGTGATATCGTACTACGTATTTTCAACGTTTGATACCACTGACGTCTTCCTTCAATAGACGTGTTTACATTAACTTACAGGGAAAAGTTTAACTTGTATGATACAAATATgtcaaaattattgttttcagaaaaaaaatgatttaatatgATTTCGTTACAATAAGTGTAAAGTAAACAGATTATCCTCTTCCAGAGCACAATGCTAACACCTTAGCAACAATAAGCACATTACACGTCACCTCATAGATCTGACAGGAGACttctttaaatttaaatatcgtcaaataaataaaataaatgagaAATTTAATACCAACAAAAGGAATAAAGAATGCCTTGGTAAATTGCATTTACCCGTGGCTATTACTTAGTACTGTACAGATTTTATACTAGTACAAATCCTAATTACCACATCTTATGTTATTAGATTTGAcattgacctagatttgacctTTATTCGCATGATGGGTGCAGTCGATGACCCAGAGGACGCGTAGTCATTTGGAACACCTGGTCGTTCTATCTTTATACTTTTTCTCTATGCAAGTATATTTTACGTATTTTGTTAAATGATTTTATCGAATGAATAAAGCATGACGAGTGAGAGCCCTCTTGTATGAggacatttttgtattaaaaactgaaaaaaaaaacaataattacgAAAATACAGAAAGAGTGAACATTCCGATTTGTAACATTGccagtacaatataatataggCAATTTTGTGTTATgttaaaagaatatatatatatatcgacttCGAGTTAGAATcaggtttttgttattgtgataatatatttgatgttattATGTCAATTTGATCGCTCTATACTATAAACGggttctttttcttttctttttctttatttggaTGATGTCAACAGCACTATGATCACAAACAAGTTAAATCAAGAAACGCCTCATGTACTAGTTAATCATCTAAATTATGtaattacaaattacaaatatgCAACTGTCAAGACAATTGCATTGATCTttgacacatatatacatgcagCTGACATTGATATGATTCATGAACAAAATACCGACATCAAATATTTGGGGTAAATGATTTATCATACAGCTAATTACACGCATTGTGTCCAACTGTTTATAATTATACACAGGAATAGCACGTGCTGGCTGTTTAGAGCTTTGTCCTCCTGATGCAAAACATTGttcaatttttatttcttcAACTTTTTCTTGGATACCGCCTCGGTACCTAAGTTCTGGTCCGCATTAAGTGGATTACCCCACTATACCAGTGGTGATAATGTCAAGGCGTCGGGCGGTATGCAGGAAGCGTTATTGTTGAATCTACTTGTCCGACATAATTTTCGCaaattctacaaaaaaaaacaaaaaaaatgcatatttattttttggaaaGGTATTATCTACTTCAGTCATGCGTTTTTTATCAGGACATTACTATGATTACTTGTTTATTAGGTGATGTTACATTTAagattacttatatatataagtattatacatatataatataaacaacgtCTGAACGTCTAAAAAATGATAAGCGTGGTTCTATATTCATGTTTGTCgataaatatcttaaattattaaaaaattaattttagcGATGCGTATCTTTGCATTACCATGTCAGATGAGCAatcaatttacatgtttatattattttctgTCCTGACAAATAATATTTACcttcataattaatttttttatcacCATCGGTGTCAGCCTCTTGCATCATATCATCAACTTCTTCCTCTGTAAGTTTTTCTCCTAAACTTACCATCACGTGTCGTAATTCAGTTTTATCTATAAAACCACTTTTATCTTTATCAAACACGTTAAAAGCATTCCGTAAATCTTCCTCGGGATCTTTTCTTCATGTTTTTGACCATCATTGTGATGAATTCGGGAAATTCAATTGTTCTGTTTCCTGCGAAAATAATaatcatttacacattacaatgtagttcataggtatataaatatcgtTTTTGACCAAGAGATAGTTTCAATACATACATAACAGAATCATAAATGATActttatattttcaattgaataaaaatataaagtttTGATAAAACTCCTTCCCAAATGCTTATAcgtatattgtacatatagtttgatttttttattattaattgtgatgtcatttttaaatttgttttaaagtgaaaaaaaaataagtcaAAGCATTTAACATGACTTATCAAGGATGATGTGTGAAAAAGCCAGgtacttttttattttctaaattagaTTTACCATCTGTGTCCACTTCTTTGATCATGTCCTGGACCTCAGCCTCCGTCGGGTTCTGACCTAGTGACCTCATCACTGTCCCAAGCTCTACGCTTGATATGCTACCATCGCCATTTTTATCGAACAAATTGAAAGCACTTTTGAACTctacaatttgaaaaaaataaaatgataagaAGACGTTTTTAccgaaaacaatacatttgtaatacttcaacatatttcaatacTACATATGGTCATATCTCACACTTAAAATATTGAATCATTTAGATAATTTGGGACTCtatcatataacatgtaccATACCATCGGAATCTACCAAAAACCTCTGAACAGTCAGTCTTAGTTCGCATTAGTTGCTACTAGAGGCTACAACGAATAAGCATAATGCTCGGCTTCGCTCAAAgaaaattcacaattttcgtTTGCCCGAACTTAAGACTTAAGACTTAAGATAACCGTTCTATTATGCAGTTATTATCATACCCCAGAATACTAATGGGGCTTGTTCAATGACGTTTCGGCTATGATAGACTTAACATGAATATCACTCAGCTTCATCATCTGATATAGTCTAATAACGTTCACAGTAAGCCAAAGACAAATATGATCACAACTTACCGGCGATCTGTTCCTCGGTCAGTTGTTCTGCctgaatttaaagaaaatttaaaatcaacTGATTATAAGATCACCTCGGTAAGACATGCATTTGAATGTGTA
This DNA window, taken from Pecten maximus chromosome 3, xPecMax1.1, whole genome shotgun sequence, encodes the following:
- the LOC117324674 gene encoding calmodulin-like; the protein is MRALGQNPTEAELQDMINEADADGSGCIEFPEFLTMMSKKGLKSEDPEEDLRKAFNVFDQDGNGFLTADELRHVMLNLGEKLSLAEAEEMIREADIDGDGQIDYKEYVKMMTSV